In Colwellia sp. PAMC 20917, a single genomic region encodes these proteins:
- the pip gene encoding prolyl aminopeptidase has product MSRSLYPKIATYSEELLPVGGQHQIYLEQSGNPTGIPVLYLHGGPGSGSSENHRRYFDPELYRIILFDQRGCGRSKPSPSILDNTTVHLIDDIEVIRQHLNIEQWLICGGSWGTTLALTYGIAHSDKILAFILRGVFLGTRSEYQWLYSHKGAKNFFPEYYQEFVEHLPAELQHSPLSGYHQVLNSSNEVAVISASKAWTLWELRLSTLEHHHIGLAHVDDAHQALCMAKVSSHYFTQDCFINENYILENIDKLTAIPAIILHGRYDMVCQLDNAFSLTKFWDNAQLQILPCAGHSGFERQTIDAFCRASDTMANFLAEQ; this is encoded by the coding sequence ATGTCACGGTCTTTATATCCTAAAATAGCAACATATTCTGAAGAGTTGTTACCTGTTGGGGGGCAGCATCAAATATATCTTGAGCAGTCGGGTAACCCAACAGGAATACCTGTGTTATACCTTCATGGTGGTCCTGGTAGTGGTTCAAGTGAGAACCATCGGCGTTATTTTGATCCTGAACTGTATCGTATTATTTTATTTGATCAGCGAGGTTGTGGGCGCTCAAAGCCCTCTCCGTCCATACTAGATAATACCACCGTTCATTTAATTGACGATATCGAAGTTATTCGTCAACACCTAAATATTGAACAGTGGTTAATTTGTGGTGGCTCATGGGGAACAACTTTAGCACTAACCTATGGTATCGCTCATTCAGATAAAATCTTAGCTTTTATCTTACGTGGTGTATTCCTCGGGACTCGATCTGAATACCAATGGCTTTACAGTCACAAGGGGGCAAAAAACTTTTTCCCAGAGTACTATCAAGAATTTGTTGAACACTTACCAGCAGAGCTACAACATTCTCCACTGTCAGGTTATCACCAAGTACTCAATTCAAGTAATGAAGTCGCGGTGATCTCGGCCAGTAAAGCTTGGACATTATGGGAATTAAGGTTATCAACCCTTGAGCATCACCATATAGGCCTGGCGCATGTTGATGACGCCCATCAAGCTTTATGCATGGCAAAGGTATCAAGTCATTACTTTACTCAAGATTGTTTTATCAACGAGAATTACATTTTAGAAAATATTGATAAACTAACCGCAATCCCTGCGATTATTCTTCATGGCCGTTACGACATGGTTTGCCAGCTTGATAACGCTTTTTCACTGACTAAATTTTGGGATAACGCGCAATTACAAATTTTGCCTTGTGCCGGACATAGTGGTTTTGAGCGACAAACTATTGATGCATTTTGTCGAGCGAGCGATACTATGGCAAATTTTCTAGCCGAGCAATAA
- the glnA gene encoding glutamate--ammonia ligase, whose amino-acid sequence MSQAVLDLIKDNDVKFVDLRFTDSKGKEQHVSIPYHQVNEDFFEDGKMFDGSSIEGWKGINESDMVMMPDADSAVLDPFTDAVTLNIRCDILEPSTMQGYSRDPRSVAKRAEEYLRSTGIADTVLIGPEPEFFLFDDVRFSTDMSGSFYKIDDKEAAWNSGTEYEEGNMGHRPGVKGGYFPTSPVDSSQDIRSAMCLVMEEMGLVVEAHHHEVATAGQNEIACRFNTLVKKADEVQIYKYVVHNVAHAYGKTATFMPKPLVGDNGSGMHVHQSLAKDGVNLFAGDKYGGLSEMALYYIGGIIKHAKALNAFTNPATNSYKRLVPHFEAPVMLAYSARNRSASIRIPIVPSPKAMRIEARFPDPAANPYLAFTALLMAGLDGIKNKIHPGDAMDKDLYDLPAEEAAAIPQVATSLEDALQSLEADYEFLIAGGVMDKDMIDAYIAIKRAESQRVNMTTHPLEFELYYSV is encoded by the coding sequence ATGTCACAAGCCGTATTAGATTTAATCAAAGACAACGATGTTAAATTTGTTGACCTACGTTTTACTGATTCAAAAGGTAAAGAGCAACACGTTTCAATTCCTTATCACCAAGTAAATGAAGACTTTTTTGAAGACGGTAAAATGTTTGATGGTTCTTCTATCGAAGGTTGGAAAGGTATTAATGAATCTGACATGGTAATGATGCCTGATGCTGATTCTGCGGTATTAGACCCTTTTACAGATGCAGTAACATTAAATATTCGTTGTGATATTTTAGAACCAAGTACAATGCAAGGCTACAGCCGTGATCCTCGTTCGGTTGCAAAACGCGCTGAAGAGTACTTACGTAGCACAGGTATCGCTGATACTGTATTAATTGGTCCTGAGCCAGAATTCTTCTTATTTGATGATGTACGCTTTAGTACTGATATGAGTGGTTCTTTCTATAAAATTGATGATAAAGAAGCCGCTTGGAATTCAGGTACTGAATACGAAGAAGGCAATATGGGTCACCGTCCAGGTGTTAAAGGCGGTTACTTCCCGACATCTCCTGTAGATTCATCACAAGATATTCGCTCAGCCATGTGTTTGGTTATGGAAGAAATGGGCTTAGTTGTTGAAGCGCATCACCATGAAGTAGCAACAGCTGGTCAAAACGAAATTGCATGTCGCTTCAATACCTTAGTTAAAAAAGCTGATGAAGTTCAAATATACAAGTATGTTGTTCATAACGTTGCTCACGCTTACGGTAAAACAGCAACTTTCATGCCTAAGCCATTAGTTGGCGACAACGGCTCTGGTATGCATGTTCATCAATCACTTGCCAAAGACGGTGTTAACTTATTTGCTGGTGATAAATACGGTGGCTTATCTGAAATGGCGCTTTATTATATTGGCGGTATTATTAAGCATGCTAAAGCATTGAATGCTTTTACTAACCCAGCAACTAACTCTTACAAACGTTTAGTTCCACATTTTGAAGCGCCGGTAATGCTTGCATATTCTGCACGTAACCGCTCTGCATCAATTCGTATACCGATTGTTCCATCACCAAAAGCAATGCGTATTGAAGCTCGCTTCCCTGATCCAGCAGCAAACCCATATTTAGCTTTTACTGCTTTATTAATGGCTGGTCTTGATGGCATTAAAAACAAAATTCATCCTGGTGATGCGATGGATAAAGATTTATACGATTTACCAGCAGAAGAAGCTGCAGCTATCCCACAAGTAGCAACATCGCTTGAAGATGCCTTACAAAGCTTAGAAGCTGATTATGAGTTCTTAATCGCTGGTGGTGTTATGGATAAAGATATGATTGATGCATACATTGCTATTAAACGTGCTGAATCACAACGCGTAAACATGACAACTCATCCATTAGAGTTTGAATTATATTACAGCGTATAA
- the dtd gene encoding D-aminoacyl-tRNA deacylase: MIAVIQRVSQASVTVNQQVIGKIDRGILVLLAIEPDDNETKAKRLAQRIAGYRIFEDDAGKMNLNVSDIDGEILVVSQFTLAADTRSGMRPSFTSAAKPEVSIPLYNYFCLQLRGHGFAVPTGEFGADMKVELVNDGPVTFTLTC, translated from the coding sequence ATGATCGCAGTTATTCAAAGAGTTTCACAAGCAAGTGTTACGGTTAATCAACAAGTGATAGGGAAAATTGATCGAGGGATTTTAGTCTTACTTGCCATTGAGCCTGACGACAACGAAACTAAAGCTAAACGCTTAGCGCAACGGATTGCCGGTTATCGTATCTTTGAAGACGATGCAGGAAAAATGAACCTAAATGTTAGTGATATTGACGGAGAAATTTTAGTTGTTTCACAATTTACATTAGCCGCTGATACCCGTTCAGGTATGCGTCCAAGCTTTACTTCTGCAGCTAAACCAGAAGTCAGCATCCCACTATATAATTATTTCTGTTTACAATTGCGTGGTCATGGTTTTGCCGTGCCTACGGGCGAGTTTGGTGCCGATATGAAAGTCGAACTAGTCAATGATGGTCCCGTTACCTTTACACTCACTTGCTAA
- a CDS encoding DUF4124 domain-containing protein, whose translation MRYSLLLLTLIITLLSCNTFATATKIYVWRSDDGILVFSDSPQTGAEEVEIKEPNTASSVDTSMLDLTPKIIKDDYQVEINQPKQNATVRDNTGSVYIAGSIKPIFKQGLAIQLLLDGKPHQPPQSHSMFVLRNIDRGEHIIKMQLLNEKGKIIALSKPITFYMHRASVNNAN comes from the coding sequence TTGCGTTATTCTTTATTGTTATTAACTTTAATCATCACATTACTTAGTTGTAATACCTTTGCGACGGCAACCAAAATTTATGTTTGGAGAAGTGATGATGGTATCTTAGTTTTTTCTGATAGCCCTCAAACTGGTGCGGAAGAAGTTGAAATAAAAGAACCCAATACGGCCTCTTCTGTTGATACCTCAATGCTAGATTTAACACCAAAAATTATCAAAGATGATTACCAGGTTGAAATTAACCAACCTAAACAAAATGCCACGGTTAGAGACAACACTGGCTCTGTTTACATAGCAGGTAGTATCAAACCTATCTTTAAACAAGGCTTAGCTATTCAACTTTTATTAGATGGTAAACCCCATCAACCTCCGCAATCTCACTCGATGTTTGTGCTACGAAATATAGATCGCGGCGAACATATCATAAAAATGCAATTACTTAATGAAAAAGGCAAGATAATTGCATTATCAAAACCTATAACCTTTTATATGCATAGAGCATCGGTTAATAACGCAAATTAA
- a CDS encoding DUF2959 domain-containing protein translates to MNKITIKVSLFFLLLSIVGCQSAYYSAMEKVGKHKRDILIDRVETATESQEEAKEEFKNALEQFSALVNFDGGELQQQYEISNDHYHTSKVAAEDVTARINSIEAVAEALFNEWNSELEQFTNQSLKRQSQSRYNETQNRYTSVIESMRNAEKRMQPILDALKDNMLYLKHNLNARAIGELKTEYKLIEQDVERLINEMNNSINKSQTFIKSLKNP, encoded by the coding sequence ATGAATAAGATTACAATTAAGGTCTCGTTATTTTTTCTTTTACTGTCAATAGTCGGCTGTCAATCTGCTTACTATTCGGCCATGGAAAAAGTAGGTAAACATAAACGTGATATATTAATCGATCGTGTTGAAACTGCTACTGAGTCACAAGAGGAAGCAAAAGAAGAATTTAAAAATGCCTTAGAACAGTTCTCTGCATTAGTAAATTTTGATGGTGGTGAACTGCAACAACAATATGAAATAAGTAATGATCACTATCATACGAGTAAAGTTGCTGCTGAGGATGTAACTGCTCGTATTAATTCAATTGAAGCTGTCGCTGAAGCTTTGTTTAATGAATGGAATAGTGAATTAGAACAATTTACTAATCAATCATTAAAACGCCAAAGTCAATCGCGTTATAACGAAACCCAAAATCGTTATACTTCAGTGATTGAATCAATGCGTAATGCGGAGAAGAGAATGCAACCTATTCTTGATGCGCTTAAAGATAATATGCTTTATTTAAAACATAATCTTAATGCGCGAGCTATCGGTGAGCTTAAAACAGAATATAAATTAATTGAACAAGATGTTGAACGCTTAATTAACGAAATGAACAATTCAATTAACAAATCACAAACATTCATAAAATCACTTAAGAACCCTTAG
- a CDS encoding virulence factor BrkB family protein: MNWIKSIKNNQQSQTIWHFCLFFINRILKEQVHITAGYLSYVTLMSLVPLIVVMLSVMTAFPIFTDIKEIIENFVYQNFMPAAGDVVKEHITGFVTNASEMSAIAISFLFLFALLLISAIDTSLNKIWRVTTKRRIVTAFSMYWMVLTLGPVLMGSSIAATSYIVSLISIGNYDVFGLTNIALRALPIFASIGAFLILYMVVPNKVVPLKHALFGATLAALLFEVAKKGFAFYITQLPSYEAIYGALAGIPILFLWVYLSWLVVLFGALFTVSLENFKPEDHQREHLDKHQIS, from the coding sequence ATGAACTGGATTAAAAGCATTAAAAACAACCAGCAAAGTCAGACTATTTGGCACTTTTGTTTGTTTTTTATCAATAGAATATTAAAAGAGCAAGTGCACATTACTGCCGGTTACTTATCTTATGTAACCTTGATGTCGCTGGTGCCTTTGATTGTAGTCATGTTGTCAGTTATGACCGCTTTTCCTATCTTTACTGATATTAAAGAAATCATTGAAAATTTTGTTTATCAAAATTTTATGCCTGCTGCGGGTGATGTGGTTAAAGAACATATTACTGGTTTTGTCACGAATGCTTCAGAGATGTCAGCTATCGCCATTAGTTTTTTATTCTTATTTGCTCTATTGCTCATTTCTGCCATTGACACTAGCTTAAATAAAATTTGGCGGGTCACAACCAAAAGGCGTATTGTTACCGCTTTTTCTATGTACTGGATGGTACTGACTCTTGGACCTGTCTTAATGGGCAGTAGTATAGCGGCAACTTCATATATTGTTTCTTTGATATCGATAGGGAATTATGACGTTTTCGGCCTTACCAATATAGCGTTAAGAGCTTTGCCTATTTTTGCTTCGATTGGCGCATTCCTTATTTTATATATGGTGGTGCCTAATAAGGTGGTGCCGCTTAAACATGCCTTGTTTGGTGCAACATTAGCGGCACTTTTATTTGAAGTCGCAAAAAAAGGCTTTGCTTTTTATATCACGCAACTCCCTTCTTATGAAGCTATTTACGGTGCTCTAGCGGGTATTCCGATTCTTTTTTTATGGGTGTATTTATCTTGGCTAGTCGTGCTTTTCGGTGCATTGTTTACGGTCAGCTTAGAAAATTTTAAACCAGAAGATCACCAAAGAGAACACTTAGATAAGCATCAGATAAGTTAA
- the typA gene encoding translational GTPase TypA, producing MLDKLRNVAIIAHVDHGKTTLVDKLLEQSGTLDARGGLEERTMDSNDIEKERGITILAKNTAINWNGYRVNIVDTPGHADFGGEVERVMSMVDSVLLIVDAQEGPMPQTRFVTKKAFAQGLKPILVINKVDKPGSRPDWVMDQVFELFDNLGATDEQLDFKVVYASAINGWASLEEGVTGTDMTPLFDTILKEVPAPTADPDGPFQMQISQLDYSSYLGVIGVGRITRGSVKPNQQVTIKLATGKIHNAKVGKVFGYLGLERLDIEEGFAGDIIAITGLGELKISDTVCCPTEVEGLPALSVDEPTINMTFQVNTSPFCGKEGKYVTSRNIKDRLDKELIHNVALRVEQLPDADKFKVSGRGELHLGILIENMRREGFELAVSRPEVIIREIDGQIQEPYENVTIDVEEQHQGPIMERMGVRKAELTDMAPDGTGRIRMDFIMPSRGLIGFQTEFMTLTSGSGLIYHTFFEYGPHKGGDIGQRKNGVMIGNATGKALTNAIFNLQSRGRMLIGHGVDIYEGQVIGIHSRDNDLTVNALKGKQLTNVRSSGTDEAQTLTPPIVMSLEQALEFIDNDELVEVTPLSIRIRKKLLKENERKRDTRPK from the coding sequence GTGTTAGATAAATTACGTAATGTTGCCATCATAGCCCACGTTGATCATGGTAAAACAACTTTGGTTGATAAATTATTAGAACAATCAGGTACCCTTGATGCCCGCGGCGGTCTTGAAGAACGCACGATGGATTCGAATGATATCGAAAAAGAACGTGGTATCACAATCTTAGCTAAAAATACGGCTATTAACTGGAACGGTTACCGTGTAAACATAGTAGATACTCCTGGCCATGCTGATTTCGGCGGTGAAGTTGAACGTGTTATGTCAATGGTAGATTCGGTTTTACTTATTGTTGATGCACAAGAAGGCCCTATGCCACAAACGCGTTTCGTAACGAAAAAAGCGTTTGCTCAAGGTTTAAAGCCAATCCTTGTTATTAATAAAGTTGATAAGCCTGGTTCTCGCCCTGATTGGGTTATGGACCAAGTTTTTGAATTGTTTGACAACCTTGGCGCTACAGATGAACAGCTTGACTTTAAAGTTGTTTACGCTTCAGCAATCAATGGTTGGGCTTCGCTTGAAGAAGGCGTAACCGGCACAGACATGACACCTTTATTTGATACTATTCTTAAAGAAGTGCCAGCACCAACAGCGGATCCAGATGGTCCATTCCAAATGCAAATATCTCAACTTGATTACAGCTCTTACTTAGGTGTAATTGGCGTTGGCCGTATTACTCGTGGTTCTGTTAAACCAAACCAACAAGTGACGATTAAATTAGCAACTGGCAAGATTCATAACGCTAAAGTTGGTAAAGTATTCGGTTACTTAGGTCTAGAAAGACTTGATATCGAAGAAGGTTTTGCTGGCGATATTATTGCTATTACTGGTTTAGGCGAGTTAAAAATATCTGATACGGTTTGTTGTCCTACAGAAGTTGAAGGCTTACCAGCATTATCTGTTGATGAACCTACTATCAATATGACTTTCCAAGTAAACACTTCACCATTTTGTGGTAAAGAAGGTAAGTATGTTACTTCGCGTAACATCAAAGACCGTTTAGACAAAGAATTAATTCACAACGTTGCTTTACGTGTTGAGCAACTTCCTGATGCTGATAAATTTAAAGTATCAGGTCGTGGTGAGCTTCACTTAGGCATTTTAATCGAAAACATGCGCCGTGAAGGTTTTGAGTTAGCGGTATCACGTCCTGAAGTTATTATTCGTGAGATTGATGGTCAAATACAAGAACCTTATGAAAACGTGACCATTGATGTTGAAGAACAGCATCAAGGACCTATCATGGAAAGAATGGGTGTTCGTAAAGCTGAATTAACAGATATGGCACCTGACGGAACGGGTCGTATTCGTATGGACTTCATCATGCCAAGTCGTGGTTTGATCGGTTTCCAAACTGAATTCATGACATTAACGTCAGGTTCTGGCTTAATTTATCATACATTTTTTGAATACGGACCTCATAAAGGTGGCGATATTGGCCAGCGTAAAAATGGTGTAATGATCGGTAATGCAACAGGTAAAGCATTAACGAATGCAATATTCAACCTACAATCACGTGGTCGTATGTTGATCGGACACGGTGTTGATATTTATGAAGGTCAAGTTATTGGTATTCATAGCCGTGACAACGATTTAACAGTAAACGCTCTTAAAGGTAAGCAGTTAACTAACGTTCGTTCATCAGGTACTGATGAAGCACAAACGTTAACACCGCCTATCGTTATGTCACTTGAACAAGCGCTTGAATTTATTGATAACGATGAGCTAGTTGAAGTTACACCACTGAGCATTCGTATTCGTAAAAAGCTTTTAAAAGAAAATGAACGTAAGCGTGATACTCGTCCTAAATAA